The following are encoded in a window of Kitasatospora fiedleri genomic DNA:
- the ilvN gene encoding acetolactate synthase small subunit — MSKHTLSVLVENKPGVLARIAALFSRRGFNIDSLAVGPTEHPDISRMTIVVNVEELPLEQVTKQLNKLVNVIKIVELDQSQAVQRELVLVKVRADAETRSQVTEIVQLFRAKTVDVSPDAVTIEATGSSDKLEAMLRMLEPYGVKELVQSGLVAIGRGARSITDRSLRALDRSA; from the coding sequence ATGTCCAAGCACACCCTGTCCGTCCTGGTCGAGAACAAGCCCGGCGTGCTCGCCCGGATCGCCGCGCTGTTCTCCCGCCGCGGGTTCAACATCGACTCGCTCGCGGTCGGCCCGACCGAGCACCCCGACATCTCCCGGATGACCATCGTGGTCAACGTGGAGGAACTGCCGCTGGAGCAGGTCACCAAGCAGCTCAACAAGCTGGTCAACGTGATCAAGATCGTCGAGCTGGACCAGTCCCAGGCGGTCCAGCGCGAGCTGGTCCTGGTCAAGGTCCGGGCCGACGCGGAGACCCGCTCCCAGGTCACCGAGATCGTCCAGCTGTTCCGCGCCAAGACCGTCGACGTGTCGCCCGACGCGGTGACCATCGAGGCCACCGGCTCCTCGGACAAGCTGGAGGCCATGCTGCGGATGCTGGAGCCGTACGGCGTCAAGGAGTTGGTGCAGTCCGGCCTGGTCGCGATCGGCCGGGGCGCCCGCTCCATCACCGACCGCTCGCTGCGGGCCCTCGACCGCTCCGCCTGA
- a CDS encoding 3-isopropylmalate dehydrogenase, with product MSRTIRLAVIPGDGIGQEVVAEGLKVLRTALPSDVKLETTEYDLGTRLYHRTGETLPDAVLEEIKGQDAILLGAIGDPSVPSGVLERGLLLKLRFAFNQYINLRPGKLFPNVKSPLAGDPEIDFVVVREGTEGPYVGNGGTLRTGTPQEVATEVSLNTAYGIERVVRDAYRRAQGRPRKKLTLVHKNNVLVHAGHLWTRIFQQVGREFPEVTTDYLHVDAATIFFVTQPERFDVIVTDNLFGDIITDLAAAVTGGIGLAASGNINPDGEFPSMFEPVHGSAPDIAGQGKADPTATVLSVAMLLEHLGFAAEAARVEDAVAADLAARSGARSTSEVGDALAARVSG from the coding sequence ATGTCTCGCACCATTCGTCTCGCAGTGATCCCGGGTGACGGCATCGGCCAGGAGGTCGTGGCCGAGGGCCTCAAGGTGCTCCGCACCGCCCTGCCCTCCGACGTCAAGCTGGAGACCACCGAGTACGACCTCGGCACACGGCTCTACCACCGGACGGGGGAGACCCTTCCCGACGCGGTGCTGGAGGAGATCAAGGGGCAGGACGCGATCCTGCTCGGCGCCATCGGCGACCCCAGCGTGCCGTCCGGCGTGCTGGAGCGCGGGCTGCTGCTGAAGCTGCGCTTCGCCTTCAACCAGTACATCAACCTGCGTCCGGGCAAGCTGTTCCCGAACGTGAAGTCGCCGCTGGCCGGCGACCCGGAGATCGACTTCGTGGTGGTCCGCGAGGGCACCGAGGGCCCGTACGTCGGCAACGGCGGCACGCTGCGCACCGGCACCCCGCAGGAGGTCGCCACCGAGGTCTCGCTGAACACCGCGTACGGCATCGAGCGGGTGGTCCGGGACGCGTACCGCCGGGCCCAGGGCCGGCCGCGCAAGAAGCTCACGCTGGTCCACAAGAACAACGTGCTGGTGCACGCCGGCCACCTGTGGACCCGGATCTTCCAGCAGGTCGGCCGGGAGTTCCCCGAGGTCACCACCGACTACCTGCACGTGGACGCGGCGACGATCTTCTTCGTCACCCAGCCCGAGCGCTTCGACGTGATCGTCACCGACAACCTGTTCGGCGACATCATCACCGACCTCGCCGCGGCCGTCACCGGCGGCATCGGCCTGGCCGCGTCCGGCAACATCAACCCGGACGGCGAGTTCCCGTCGATGTTCGAGCCGGTGCACGGCTCCGCCCCGGACATCGCCGGCCAGGGCAAGGCCGACCCGACCGCCACGGTCCTCTCGGTCGCCATGCTGCTGGAGCACCTCGGCTTCGCCGCCGAGGCCGCCCGGGTCGAGGACGCGGTCGCCGCGGACCTCGCCGCCCGCTCCGGCGCCCGCTCCACCTCCGAGGTCGGCGACGCGCTCGCCGCCCGAGTATCCGGCTGA
- a CDS encoding acetolactate synthase large subunit: MTEHAATPRRGDHPAAHAPGPQTTETMTGAQSLIRSLEAVGADTVFGIPGGAILPAYDPLMDSTKVRHILVRHEQGAGHAATGYAQATGRVGVCMATSGPGATNLVTPIADAYMDSVPIVAITGQVASKAIGTDAFQEADICGITMPITKHNYLVTDPAEIPRVIAEAFHIAATGRPGPVLVDIAKDALQSQTVFRWPVETALPGYRPVTKPHAKQIREAAKLLVNAKRPVLYVGGGVLKANAGAELRILAELTGAPVITTLMAIGVFPDSHPQHLGMPGMHGSVPAVTALQKSDLLFALGARFDDRVTGKLDSFAPHAKVVHADIDPAEIGKNRAADVPIVGDAREVLADLIVAVQAEFDAGRRGDYTEWWVRLNEWKKTYPLGYEPAPEGELSPQQVIERIGQLVGPDAIYAAGVGQHQMWASQFIRFEKPATWLNSGGAGTMGYAVPAAMGAKAGRPDVPVWAIDGDGCFQMTNQELTTCTLNNLPIKVAVINNGSLGMVRQWQTLFYNQRYSNTVLHSGPDHDGIEPPAQGTRVPDFVLLSEAMGAVGLRCERPEDLDAVIKQAMEINDRPVVIDFIVHQDAMVWPMVAAGTSNDEIQFARGVRPDFGDDLD, encoded by the coding sequence ATGACTGAGCACGCCGCAACCCCCCGCCGCGGGGACCACCCGGCCGCCCACGCTCCGGGTCCCCAGACCACCGAGACCATGACCGGCGCGCAGTCGCTCATCCGCTCGCTCGAAGCCGTGGGCGCCGACACCGTGTTCGGCATCCCGGGTGGGGCGATCCTCCCCGCGTACGACCCGCTGATGGACTCCACCAAGGTCCGCCACATCCTGGTCCGCCACGAGCAGGGCGCCGGCCACGCCGCGACCGGCTACGCGCAGGCCACCGGCCGGGTCGGCGTCTGCATGGCCACCTCCGGCCCCGGCGCGACCAACCTGGTCACCCCGATCGCCGACGCGTACATGGACTCGGTGCCGATCGTCGCGATCACCGGCCAGGTCGCCTCCAAGGCGATCGGCACGGACGCCTTCCAGGAGGCGGACATCTGCGGCATCACGATGCCGATCACCAAGCACAACTACCTGGTGACCGACCCGGCCGAGATCCCCCGGGTCATCGCCGAGGCGTTCCACATCGCCGCCACCGGCCGCCCGGGCCCGGTCCTGGTCGACATCGCCAAGGACGCCCTCCAGTCGCAGACCGTCTTCCGCTGGCCGGTCGAGACCGCGCTGCCCGGCTACCGCCCCGTCACCAAGCCGCACGCCAAGCAGATCCGCGAGGCCGCCAAGCTGCTGGTCAACGCCAAGCGGCCGGTGCTGTACGTCGGCGGCGGCGTGCTCAAGGCCAACGCGGGCGCCGAGCTGCGCATCCTGGCCGAGCTGACCGGCGCGCCGGTGATCACCACCCTGATGGCGATCGGCGTCTTCCCGGACAGCCACCCGCAGCACCTGGGCATGCCCGGCATGCACGGCTCGGTCCCCGCCGTCACCGCGCTGCAGAAGAGCGACCTGCTGTTCGCTCTGGGCGCCCGCTTCGACGACCGGGTCACCGGCAAGCTCGACTCCTTCGCCCCGCACGCCAAGGTCGTGCACGCGGACATCGACCCCGCCGAGATCGGCAAGAACCGCGCGGCGGACGTCCCGATCGTCGGCGACGCCCGCGAGGTGCTGGCCGACCTGATCGTCGCCGTCCAGGCCGAGTTCGACGCCGGCCGCCGGGGCGACTACACCGAGTGGTGGGTCCGGCTGAACGAGTGGAAGAAGACCTACCCGCTGGGCTACGAGCCGGCCCCCGAGGGCGAGCTCTCCCCGCAGCAGGTGATCGAGCGGATCGGCCAGCTGGTCGGCCCGGACGCGATCTACGCCGCGGGCGTCGGCCAGCACCAGATGTGGGCCAGCCAGTTCATCCGGTTCGAGAAGCCCGCCACCTGGCTGAACTCCGGCGGCGCCGGGACGATGGGCTACGCCGTCCCGGCCGCGATGGGCGCCAAGGCCGGCCGGCCCGACGTCCCGGTCTGGGCGATCGACGGCGACGGCTGCTTCCAGATGACCAACCAGGAACTGACCACCTGCACCCTGAACAACCTCCCGATCAAGGTCGCGGTGATCAACAACGGCTCGCTGGGCATGGTCCGCCAGTGGCAGACGCTGTTCTACAACCAGCGCTACTCCAACACCGTGCTGCACTCGGGCCCGGACCACGACGGCATCGAGCCGCCCGCCCAGGGCACCCGCGTCCCGGACTTCGTGCTGCTCTCCGAGGCGATGGGCGCGGTCGGCCTGCGCTGCGAGCGCCCCGAGGACCTGGACGCCGTGATCAAGCAGGCGATGGAGATCAACGACCGCCCGGTGGTCATCGACTTCATCGTCCACCAGGACGCGATGGTCTGGCCGATGGTCGCGGCCGGCACCAGCAACGACGAGATCCAGTTCGCCCGGGGCGTGCGCCCCGACTTCGGCGACGACCTGGACTGA
- the serA gene encoding phosphoglycerate dehydrogenase, producing the protein MSKSVVLIAEELSPATVDALGPDFEIRHCNGADRTELLTAIADVDAILIRSATKVDAEALAAAKKLKVVARAGVGLDNVDVAASTKAGVMVVNAPTSNIVTAAELACGLLISVARNIAPANAALKGGEWKRNKYTGVELSEKVLGVVGLGRIGVLVAQRMSAFGMKIVAYDPYIQAARAAQMGVKLLSLEELLEVADFITVHLPKTPETIGLIGDEALHKVKPSVRIVNAARGGIVDEDALLRALQEGRVAGAGLDVYAKEPCTDSPLFAFDNVVATPHLGASTDEAQEKAGIAVARSVRLALAGELVPDAVNVQGGVIAEDVRPGLPLAEKLGRIFTALAGEVAVRLDVEVRGEITQHDVKVLELSALKGVFEDVVAETVSYVNAPLFAQERGVEVRLTTSSESPEHRNVITVRGTLADGGEVSISGTLSGPKQAQKIVGVDGFDVDVALTDHMAFFHYQDRPGVVGTLGRILGDAGINIAGMQVARDGDSALASITVDSEVSPEVLSEIATAIGAKFARSVNLG; encoded by the coding sequence GTGAGCAAATCTGTCGTACTGATCGCCGAAGAGCTGTCGCCCGCCACCGTCGACGCGCTGGGCCCCGACTTCGAGATCCGGCACTGCAACGGCGCCGACCGCACCGAGCTGCTGACCGCGATCGCCGACGTCGACGCCATCCTGATCCGCTCCGCCACCAAGGTGGACGCCGAGGCGCTGGCCGCCGCCAAGAAGCTGAAGGTCGTCGCCCGGGCCGGCGTCGGCCTGGACAACGTGGACGTGGCCGCCTCCACCAAGGCCGGCGTGATGGTCGTCAACGCGCCGACCTCGAACATCGTCACCGCCGCCGAGCTGGCCTGCGGCCTGCTGATCTCGGTCGCCCGCAACATCGCGCCCGCCAACGCCGCGCTCAAGGGCGGCGAGTGGAAGCGCAACAAGTACACCGGCGTCGAGCTGAGCGAGAAGGTGCTCGGCGTGGTCGGCCTCGGCCGGATCGGCGTGCTGGTCGCGCAGCGGATGTCCGCGTTCGGCATGAAGATCGTCGCGTACGACCCCTACATCCAGGCCGCCCGCGCGGCCCAGATGGGCGTCAAGCTGCTCTCCCTGGAGGAGCTGCTGGAGGTCGCGGACTTCATCACCGTCCACCTCCCGAAGACCCCGGAGACCATCGGCCTGATCGGCGACGAGGCGCTGCACAAGGTCAAGCCGAGCGTGCGGATCGTCAACGCCGCCCGCGGCGGCATCGTCGACGAGGACGCGCTGCTGCGCGCGCTCCAGGAGGGCCGGGTCGCCGGCGCCGGCCTGGACGTGTACGCCAAGGAGCCGTGCACCGACTCGCCGCTGTTCGCCTTCGACAACGTGGTCGCCACCCCGCACCTGGGCGCCTCCACCGACGAGGCGCAGGAGAAGGCCGGCATCGCGGTCGCCCGCTCGGTGCGCCTGGCGCTGGCCGGCGAGCTGGTGCCGGACGCGGTCAACGTCCAGGGCGGCGTGATCGCCGAGGACGTCCGCCCGGGCCTGCCGCTGGCCGAGAAGCTCGGCCGGATCTTCACCGCGCTGGCCGGCGAGGTCGCCGTCCGGCTGGACGTCGAGGTCCGCGGCGAGATCACCCAGCACGACGTCAAGGTGCTCGAACTCTCCGCGCTGAAGGGCGTGTTCGAGGACGTGGTGGCCGAGACGGTGTCCTACGTCAACGCCCCGCTGTTCGCCCAGGAGCGCGGCGTCGAGGTGCGGCTGACCACCTCCAGCGAGTCGCCCGAGCACCGCAACGTGATCACCGTGCGCGGCACCCTGGCCGACGGCGGCGAGGTGTCGATCTCCGGCACCCTGTCCGGCCCGAAGCAGGCCCAGAAGATCGTCGGCGTGGACGGCTTCGACGTCGACGTGGCGCTCACCGACCACATGGCGTTCTTCCACTACCAGGACCGCCCCGGCGTGGTCGGCACCCTGGGCCGCATCCTCGGCGACGCGGGCATCAACATCGCCGGCATGCAGGTCGCCCGGGACGGCGACAGCGCGCTGGCCTCGATCACCGTGGACAGCGAGGTCTCCCCGGAGGTCCTGTCCGAGATCGCGACCGCGATCGGCGCCAAGTTCGCCCGCTCGGTGAACCTGGGCTGA
- a CDS encoding branched-chain amino acid aminotransferase, producing MSTPIPAPITFDLKPSARPLSDEEREARLASPGFGRVFTDHMVTVRWTEGLGWHDAQLTPYAPLEIDPANMTLHYGQSIFEGLKAYRQADGSIATFRPEANAARFQASARRLAMPELPIETFVEAVELLVQQDRDWVPNQPEQSLYLRPFMFATEVGLGVRPANSYLFMIIASPAGAYFSGGVKPVSVWLSEDYVRAAPGGTGAAKCAGNYAASLVAQAEAAAKGCDQVVWLDATEHKWVEEMGGMNLYFVLGEGEDATVVTPELSGSLLPGITRDSLLALAADLGHRTEERRISTDEWKRGNADGTITEVFACGTAAVITPVGHVKSATADWTVATGEPGPVTLKLRDALLAIQGGRAADAHGWMHTIA from the coding sequence ATGAGCACGCCCATCCCGGCGCCCATCACGTTCGACCTCAAGCCCTCCGCACGCCCCCTGTCCGACGAGGAGCGCGAGGCCCGACTGGCCAGCCCCGGTTTCGGCCGCGTCTTCACCGACCACATGGTGACCGTCCGCTGGACCGAGGGCCTGGGCTGGCACGACGCCCAGCTGACGCCGTACGCGCCGCTGGAGATCGACCCGGCCAACATGACGCTGCACTACGGCCAGTCGATCTTCGAGGGGCTCAAGGCGTACCGGCAGGCCGACGGCTCGATCGCCACCTTCCGCCCGGAGGCCAACGCCGCCCGCTTCCAGGCCTCCGCCCGCCGGCTGGCGATGCCCGAGCTGCCGATCGAGACCTTCGTCGAGGCCGTCGAGCTGCTCGTCCAGCAGGACCGCGACTGGGTGCCGAACCAGCCCGAGCAGAGCCTCTACCTGCGGCCGTTCATGTTCGCCACCGAGGTCGGCCTGGGCGTGCGCCCCGCCAACTCCTACCTCTTCATGATCATCGCCTCGCCGGCCGGCGCGTACTTCTCCGGCGGGGTCAAGCCGGTCTCGGTCTGGCTCTCCGAGGACTACGTCCGCGCCGCGCCCGGCGGCACCGGCGCCGCCAAGTGCGCCGGCAACTACGCGGCCTCGCTGGTCGCCCAGGCCGAGGCCGCCGCCAAGGGCTGCGACCAGGTGGTCTGGCTCGACGCCACCGAGCACAAGTGGGTCGAGGAGATGGGCGGCATGAACCTCTACTTCGTGCTCGGCGAGGGCGAGGACGCCACCGTCGTCACCCCCGAGCTCTCCGGCTCCCTGCTCCCCGGCATCACCCGCGACTCGCTGCTCGCCCTGGCCGCCGACCTCGGCCACCGCACCGAGGAGCGGCGGATCTCCACCGACGAGTGGAAGCGCGGCAACGCCGACGGCACCATCACCGAGGTCTTCGCCTGCGGCACCGCCGCCGTCATCACCCCCGTCGGCCACGTCAAGTCCGCCACCGCCGACTGGACCGTCGCCACCGGCGAGCCCGGCCCCGTCACCCTCAAGCTCCGCGATGCCCTCCTCGCCATCCAGGGCGGCCGGGCCGCCGACGCCCACGGCTGGATGCACACCATCGCCTGA
- a CDS encoding Uma2 family endonuclease, translating into MDRAEELTPYPDWIRPPARGYRAEDLDRLPDAPPHTELIAGSLIFTAPRTKWETRTATLLHSALQAAPPDWEVWRSMTVVLDERNRPEPDLMLVDAHAAWGLRATFCRAENVLLVVEVVSEESEERDRETKPRKYAAAGIRHFWRVENVDGRPVVHAYELDPASNRYTPTGIFHDRLKVEHPFPVEIELV; encoded by the coding sequence ATGGACCGCGCCGAGGAGCTGACGCCTTACCCGGACTGGATCCGCCCGCCCGCCCGCGGTTACCGGGCCGAGGACCTGGACCGGCTTCCCGACGCCCCGCCGCACACCGAACTGATCGCCGGGAGCCTGATCTTCACCGCTCCGCGGACCAAGTGGGAGACGCGGACCGCGACCCTGCTGCACAGCGCCTTGCAAGCCGCGCCGCCCGACTGGGAGGTGTGGCGCTCGATGACCGTCGTCCTCGATGAGCGGAACCGTCCGGAACCGGATCTGATGCTGGTCGACGCACACGCGGCCTGGGGACTCCGTGCCACCTTCTGCCGGGCCGAGAACGTGCTGCTCGTCGTCGAGGTGGTGTCCGAGGAGTCGGAGGAGCGCGACCGCGAGACCAAGCCCCGCAAGTACGCCGCCGCCGGCATCCGCCACTTCTGGCGGGTGGAGAACGTCGACGGGCGCCCGGTCGTCCACGCCTACGAGCTGGACCCGGCGAGCAACCGCTACACGCCCACCGGGATCTTCCACGACCGCCTCAAGGTCGAGCACCCGTTCCCGGTCGAGATCGAGCTGGTCTGA
- a CDS encoding S8 family serine peptidase: MRTPLGLLAALALLAPAAVVPASAAQAAGPDGPRTTVFVELDTEPAATAWQRARDDARRELRTPDQTRRAAATAGQAQRAVAERSLDTLTAALRRAVPDARPLYRTRTLVSGLALRLPAAELPRLAALPGVRAVRPVTPKRRANGYSVPLTGAPQVWDGPEGRTGEGVRIGVVDSGIDYTHADFGGPGTAEAYRAVDGAAPAPAGLFPNAKVVGGKDLVGDDYDPDPAAAHYQPEPHPDDNPLDCAANGHGTHVAGTAAGYGVTADGGTYRGPYRPGLDPAGFRVAPGAAPGARLYAIKVFGCEGSTDQLAAALDLAADPDGDGDPSDRLDVVNLSLGSPYGRPGDADALAADRLAALGTVVVAAAGNEGDVYGVGGSPGTAARVLTAAASVDPHGDADGVTVLAPAALAGDVPAHWSSKYTHWDDTEVSGELAVPADQSDGCAPFSPADAERLRGKVAVLRWTTKDPDRACGSAPRADHAADAGAVGALYAADGDNLGEIAGDDRIPAAILARADGERLLEALGGGPVAVRLATPGNPLHGAVPQDQPERTDTLTSFTSRGIGVDGVVKPDLAAPGETVWSAKAGTGTGGMREDGTSMATPHLAGLAALVRSAHPDYDAAQVKAALMDTATDTYLHDGRTGPVYGPERTGSGRARVDAAVRTPVLAYGAQTDGAVGVSFGVVEATGAATATREVTVRNLGDRPLAYATGYAPATALPGASFGISPARVDLPPHGSATVTVTLRLGPDLGRAPDPTLDLLQAGHARSYRGELSGRLTLTPADDTLPPLRVPLFAAPRAASATTVLGTAATFAVSGAPRPGLLSVLQPGGEGPRWPDCPAADTDLCVDDPAERSANLRRAAAAVDGHGTLYLAAVLWAPAATPAGALGVRASLDADGDGTPDATVIADRLPGSDVLVARTLDARTGAELDVQPLNGRWGDTDTALLDSDTLLLPVRLTALPPLTHPRYTLWTAPSEDPADALATLGPYPLDPALPTPVLTPVHPGQVLHTPLSSALVLHHLNPTGRRVQLLTPNGG, from the coding sequence GTGCGCACCCCTCTCGGCCTCCTCGCCGCCCTCGCCCTGCTCGCCCCGGCCGCCGTCGTCCCCGCCTCGGCCGCCCAGGCCGCCGGCCCGGACGGACCCCGCACCACCGTGTTCGTGGAGCTCGACACCGAGCCCGCCGCCACCGCCTGGCAGCGGGCCCGGGACGACGCCCGCCGCGAGCTGCGCACCCCCGACCAGACCCGGCGCGCCGCCGCCACCGCCGGACAGGCCCAACGGGCCGTCGCGGAACGCTCGTTGGACACGCTCACCGCGGCCCTGCGGCGCGCCGTCCCGGACGCCCGCCCGCTCTACCGCACCCGCACCCTGGTCAGCGGCCTCGCCCTGCGGCTGCCCGCCGCCGAGCTGCCGCGGCTGGCCGCCCTGCCCGGGGTCCGCGCGGTGCGCCCCGTCACGCCCAAGCGGCGCGCCAACGGGTACTCGGTGCCGCTCACCGGCGCCCCGCAGGTCTGGGACGGCCCCGAGGGCCGCACCGGCGAGGGCGTCCGGATCGGCGTCGTCGACTCCGGCATCGACTACACCCACGCCGACTTCGGCGGCCCCGGCACCGCCGAGGCGTACCGCGCGGTGGACGGCGCCGCGCCCGCGCCCGCCGGGCTGTTCCCCAACGCCAAGGTGGTCGGCGGCAAGGACCTGGTCGGCGACGACTACGACCCCGACCCGGCCGCCGCCCACTACCAGCCCGAGCCGCACCCCGACGACAACCCGCTCGACTGCGCCGCCAACGGCCACGGCACCCACGTGGCCGGCACCGCCGCCGGGTACGGCGTCACCGCCGACGGCGGGACCTACCGCGGTCCCTACCGGCCCGGCCTGGACCCGGCCGGCTTCCGGGTCGCCCCCGGCGCGGCCCCCGGCGCCCGGCTCTACGCGATCAAGGTGTTCGGCTGCGAGGGCTCCACCGACCAGCTCGCCGCCGCCCTCGACCTGGCCGCCGACCCGGACGGCGACGGCGACCCGTCCGACCGCCTCGACGTGGTCAACCTCTCGCTCGGCAGCCCCTACGGCCGCCCCGGCGACGCCGACGCGCTGGCCGCCGACCGGCTCGCCGCGCTCGGCACCGTCGTGGTCGCCGCCGCCGGCAACGAGGGCGACGTGTACGGCGTCGGCGGCAGCCCCGGCACCGCCGCCCGGGTGCTCACCGCCGCCGCCTCGGTCGACCCGCACGGCGACGCCGACGGCGTCACCGTGCTCGCCCCCGCCGCCCTGGCCGGGGACGTCCCCGCGCACTGGAGCAGCAAGTACACGCACTGGGACGACACCGAGGTCAGCGGCGAACTCGCCGTCCCCGCCGACCAGTCGGACGGCTGCGCGCCCTTCTCGCCCGCCGACGCCGAGCGGCTGCGCGGCAAGGTCGCCGTCCTGCGCTGGACCACCAAGGACCCGGACCGGGCCTGCGGCTCCGCCCCGCGCGCCGACCACGCCGCCGACGCCGGAGCCGTCGGCGCGCTCTACGCCGCCGACGGCGACAACCTCGGCGAGATCGCCGGCGACGACCGGATTCCGGCCGCGATCCTGGCCCGCGCCGACGGCGAACGGCTGCTGGAGGCGCTCGGCGGCGGCCCGGTCGCCGTCCGGCTCGCCACCCCCGGCAACCCGCTGCACGGCGCCGTCCCGCAGGACCAGCCGGAGCGCACCGACACCCTGACCTCCTTCACCTCCCGCGGCATCGGCGTCGACGGCGTCGTCAAGCCCGACCTGGCCGCCCCCGGCGAGACCGTCTGGTCCGCCAAGGCGGGCACCGGCACCGGCGGCATGCGCGAGGACGGCACCTCGATGGCCACCCCGCACCTGGCCGGCCTGGCCGCGCTGGTCCGCTCCGCGCACCCCGACTACGACGCGGCCCAGGTCAAGGCCGCGCTGATGGACACCGCCACCGACACCTACCTGCACGACGGCCGCACCGGCCCGGTGTACGGCCCCGAGCGCACCGGCAGCGGCCGGGCCCGGGTCGACGCCGCGGTCCGCACCCCCGTGCTCGCGTACGGCGCGCAGACCGACGGCGCGGTCGGCGTCTCCTTCGGCGTGGTCGAGGCCACCGGCGCCGCCACCGCCACCCGCGAGGTGACCGTCCGCAACCTCGGCGACCGTCCGCTCGCGTACGCCACCGGCTACGCGCCCGCCACCGCGCTGCCCGGCGCGTCCTTCGGTATCTCGCCCGCCCGGGTCGACCTGCCGCCGCACGGCAGCGCCACCGTCACCGTCACCCTCCGGCTCGGCCCCGACCTCGGCCGGGCCCCCGACCCCACCCTCGACCTGCTCCAGGCCGGACACGCCCGCAGCTACCGCGGCGAACTCTCCGGCCGGCTCACCCTCACCCCCGCCGACGACACCCTCCCGCCGCTGCGCGTCCCGCTGTTCGCCGCCCCGCGCGCCGCCTCCGCCACCACCGTGCTCGGCACCGCCGCCACCTTCGCCGTCTCCGGCGCCCCGCGCCCCGGCCTGCTCAGCGTCCTCCAGCCCGGCGGCGAAGGACCGCGCTGGCCGGACTGCCCCGCCGCCGACACCGACCTCTGCGTCGACGACCCCGCCGAGCGCTCCGCGAACCTGCGCCGCGCGGCCGCCGCCGTCGACGGCCACGGCACCCTCTACCTCGCCGCCGTCCTGTGGGCCCCCGCCGCCACCCCCGCCGGCGCCCTCGGCGTGCGCGCCTCGCTGGACGCCGACGGCGACGGCACCCCCGACGCCACCGTGATCGCCGACCGCCTCCCCGGCAGCGACGTCCTGGTCGCCCGCACCCTGGACGCCCGCACCGGCGCCGAACTCGACGTCCAGCCGCTCAACGGCCGCTGGGGCGACACCGACACCGCCCTGCTCGACTCCGACACCCTCCTGCTCCCCGTCCGCCTCACCGCCCTCCCCCCGCTCACCCACCCCCGCTACACCCTCTGGACCGCCCCCTCCGAGGACCCCGCCGACGCCCTCGCCACCCTCGGCCCCTACCCCCTCGACCCCGCCCTCCCCACTCCCGTCCTCACCCCCGTCCACCCCGGCCAGGTCCTGCACACCCCGCTGTCCTCCGCCCTGGTCCTCCACCACCTCAACCCGACCGGCCGCCGCGTCCAGCTCCTCACCCCGAACGGCGGCTGA
- the ilvC gene encoding ketol-acid reductoisomerase translates to MAELFYEDDADLSIIQGRKVAVIGYGSQGHAHALSLRDSGVDVRVGLLEGSKSRAAAQEAGLRVVTPSEAAAEADVIMILVPDPIQADVYKDAIEPNLKAGDALFFGHGLNIRFGFIQPPADVDVCMVAPKGPGHLVRRQYQEGRGVPCIVAVEQDATGKAFDLALSYAKGIGGTKAGVIKTTFTEETETDLFGEQAVLCGGTAALVKAGFETLVEAGYQPEIAYFECLHELKLIVDLMYEGGLEKMRWSVSETAEWGDYVTGPRIITADTKAEMKKVLAEIQDGTFANTWIAEYKAGLPKYNEYKNADSEHLLETTGKKLRKLMSWVDQEA, encoded by the coding sequence GTGGCCGAGCTGTTCTACGAAGACGACGCCGACCTGTCCATCATCCAGGGCCGCAAGGTCGCGGTCATCGGCTACGGCAGCCAGGGCCACGCCCACGCGCTGTCGCTGCGCGACTCGGGCGTGGACGTCCGGGTGGGTCTGCTGGAGGGCTCCAAGTCCCGCGCCGCCGCCCAGGAGGCGGGCCTGCGCGTGGTGACCCCGTCCGAGGCCGCGGCCGAGGCCGACGTCATCATGATCCTGGTGCCGGACCCGATCCAGGCCGACGTCTACAAGGACGCGATCGAGCCGAACCTGAAGGCGGGCGACGCCCTGTTCTTCGGCCACGGCCTGAACATCCGCTTCGGCTTCATCCAGCCGCCGGCCGACGTCGACGTCTGCATGGTCGCCCCGAAGGGCCCGGGCCACCTGGTCCGCCGCCAGTACCAGGAGGGCCGCGGCGTCCCCTGCATCGTGGCCGTCGAGCAGGACGCCACCGGCAAGGCCTTCGACCTGGCGCTGTCCTACGCCAAGGGCATCGGCGGCACCAAGGCCGGCGTCATCAAGACCACCTTCACCGAGGAGACCGAGACCGACCTGTTCGGTGAGCAGGCCGTCCTCTGCGGCGGCACCGCCGCCCTGGTCAAGGCCGGTTTCGAGACCCTGGTCGAGGCGGGCTACCAGCCCGAGATCGCCTACTTCGAGTGCCTGCACGAGCTGAAGCTCATCGTCGACCTGATGTACGAGGGCGGCCTGGAGAAGATGCGCTGGTCGGTCTCCGAGACCGCCGAGTGGGGCGACTACGTGACCGGCCCCCGCATCATCACCGCCGACACCAAGGCCGAGATGAAGAAGGTCCTCGCCGAGATCCAGGACGGCACCTTCGCCAACACCTGGATCGCCGAGTACAAGGCGGGCCTGCCGAAGTACAACGAGTACAAGAACGCGGACAGCGAGCACCTGCTGGAGACCACCGGCAAGAAGCTCCGCAAGCTGATGAGCTGGGTGGACCAGGAGGCCTGA